In one window of Corynebacterium incognita DNA:
- a CDS encoding sulfite exporter TauE/SafE family protein: MPLASLVLVAAAGLVAQLVDGGLGMGFGITSTTLLIMFAGLGPAQASAAVHAAELGTTVVSGVSHWRFGNVDWSVVLPLSLPGAVASFVGATFLSHLPLDRARPLTALVLAAIGLHLMWRFSRGQLERVVKDVPHTKVFLGGLGIFGGFVDATGGGGWGPITSSTLLAAGRIEPRRVVGTVTTAEFLVTLAATAGFVIGMWDELIPNLLMIAALLSGGVVAAPLAAWLVTKFNPVVLGGIVGTLIVFLNLPVALYASGAVAWVLRAIIAVAGIALGYKGFKNYRKRQPYSKTVAPS; this comes from the coding sequence ATGCCGCTCGCTTCCCTCGTGTTGGTCGCCGCCGCCGGCCTGGTGGCGCAGCTCGTGGACGGCGGGCTGGGAATGGGCTTCGGCATTACGTCGACGACCCTGCTCATCATGTTCGCCGGGCTCGGCCCGGCGCAGGCCTCCGCGGCAGTGCATGCGGCGGAGCTGGGCACGACGGTCGTCTCGGGTGTCAGCCACTGGCGCTTTGGCAACGTGGACTGGTCGGTGGTGCTGCCGCTGTCCCTGCCGGGGGCGGTGGCCTCGTTTGTAGGCGCTACGTTCCTCTCTCACCTGCCGCTGGACCGCGCCCGACCGCTGACCGCGCTGGTATTGGCGGCGATCGGGCTGCACTTGATGTGGCGTTTTTCCCGCGGCCAGTTGGAGCGCGTGGTCAAGGACGTGCCGCATACGAAAGTCTTTCTGGGCGGCCTGGGAATTTTCGGCGGATTCGTGGACGCCACGGGCGGCGGCGGGTGGGGCCCGATCACCAGCTCCACGCTGCTGGCCGCCGGACGCATTGAGCCGCGCCGCGTGGTGGGAACGGTGACTACGGCGGAGTTCCTGGTCACGTTGGCCGCGACGGCCGGTTTTGTTATCGGCATGTGGGACGAGCTCATCCCCAACCTGCTCATGATCGCCGCGCTGCTTTCCGGCGGTGTGGTGGCCGCGCCGCTGGCGGCCTGGCTGGTCACGAAGTTTAACCCGGTGGTTCTGGGCGGCATCGTGGGCACGCTCATTGTGTTCTTGAACCTCCCGGTGGCGCTGTACGCCTCGGGCGCGGTGGCGTGGGTGCTGCGCGCCATCATCGCGGTGGCCGGAATAGCATTAGGCTACAAGGGATTTAAGAACTACCGGAAGCGACAGCCCTACTCGAAAACTGTCGCACCTAGCTAG
- a CDS encoding bifunctional proline dehydrogenase/L-glutamate gamma-semialdehyde dehydrogenase: MTTAFERLADSNDVEAVVDKAITRARQWLATSEGKTDKSTEQLANMLRDPHGVSFTMDFVDRVMRPEDDKVAAHAMSQITENPKFLGPINATLVGLGAFFGPILPNLVMPLARMRMKQMVGHLVLDAESDALNKLLDKAAEKGEQLNLNLLGEAVLGEDEARSRTERTLGLIRNPRVTYVSVKASSLCAQLNHWDFEGSLVRLKDRLRPLYQEAVRRNPQVFINLDMEEYHDLHLTIRLFTELLDEPEFKDLEAGIVLQAYLPDTFDALVHLAEYAKNRVANGGAKIKVRLVKGANLSMEHVQGESHGWAVAPYETKPDVDANYFRLLDYIIREEYADCVHLGIASHNLYTAALAYELAAERGVTRQLDSEMLQGMSPAQQQAVHDVFGRQILYTPVVHMDDFDVAVSYLVRRLEENSASQNFLYALFAPDEPGEDQLTPIQDQERRFREAVENRWDTFSGAKRTQDRNAEVGSGRQAPRLGRFFNEPDTDPSLLANSAWANEIVAHDPGEHGIAEVTDTATVDAAVAKARSLAADWSAKSGAEREEVLHTIADKLADNRGKLMNVMAYEANKTVTQSDPEVSEAIDFCVFYGQSARLLDSARSQFTPNQVTVITPPWNFPVAIPVGGIVSSLAAGSAVIIKPAPQVVHCAKVAVEAIHEALDAHGLDRDLVQLVLTDEGEAGKALISHDDVDAVILTGASETGQLFRGWKPKMNIMAETSGKNSLIITPAADPDLAINDLYLSAFGHSGQKCSAASLVIFVGAAGESARLRNQLLDAVRTLKVGPGYDITTTMNGLAEPPSEKLLRGLTQLEPGETWLLQPEKLDEEGKLWSPGIRDNVQPGSWYHLHECFGPVLGIMHAETLEQAIEWQNSTGFGLTGGIHSLDDDEVAYWMDNVEVGNAYVNRGITGAIVQRQPFGGWKKSVMGPGAKAGGPNYVAQMGTWADGDLGPVDVDLAPNIQFLLRTLGEGLSEEDARWLWRAAELDQLAWQEEFGREHDRTGLLSEANIFRYKPLLEDLRVRVGAGFKLRDVARQVLAAETTGVEIDLNAPADIAAELREAGFDVREASAEDFAAELSKAASARVRAIGQVEDTVYEAAVESNSVILDQPVLADGRRELLPYLLEQAVSVTMHRFGIIRETGHIER; this comes from the coding sequence ATGACCACCGCATTTGAGCGCCTCGCAGACTCCAACGACGTCGAGGCTGTAGTAGACAAGGCCATCACTCGCGCGCGCCAGTGGCTGGCCACCTCCGAAGGTAAGACCGATAAGTCGACCGAACAGCTTGCTAACATGCTGCGCGACCCACACGGCGTATCTTTCACCATGGACTTCGTGGACCGCGTCATGCGTCCTGAGGACGACAAAGTCGCCGCCCACGCCATGTCCCAGATCACCGAAAACCCGAAGTTCTTGGGCCCCATCAACGCCACCCTCGTGGGCTTGGGCGCTTTCTTCGGCCCCATCCTGCCGAACCTCGTCATGCCGCTGGCTCGCATGCGCATGAAGCAGATGGTGGGCCACCTCGTGTTGGACGCCGAGTCCGACGCGCTGAACAAGCTGCTGGACAAGGCCGCAGAAAAGGGCGAGCAGCTCAACCTCAACCTGCTGGGTGAGGCCGTGCTGGGCGAGGACGAAGCCCGCTCCCGCACCGAACGCACCCTGGGCCTCATCCGCAACCCGCGCGTGACCTACGTGTCCGTGAAGGCCTCCTCCCTGTGCGCCCAGCTCAACCACTGGGACTTCGAGGGCTCCCTGGTCCGCCTTAAGGACCGCCTGCGCCCCCTCTACCAGGAGGCCGTACGCCGCAACCCACAGGTGTTCATCAACCTGGACATGGAGGAATACCACGACCTCCACCTGACCATCCGCCTGTTCACCGAGCTGCTGGATGAGCCGGAGTTCAAGGACCTCGAGGCCGGCATCGTGCTGCAGGCCTACCTGCCGGACACCTTCGACGCCCTCGTGCACCTGGCCGAATACGCCAAGAACCGCGTGGCGAATGGCGGCGCCAAGATCAAGGTCCGCCTGGTGAAGGGCGCGAATCTGTCCATGGAGCACGTTCAGGGCGAGTCCCACGGCTGGGCCGTGGCACCGTACGAGACCAAGCCGGACGTGGATGCCAACTACTTCCGCCTGCTGGACTACATCATCCGTGAGGAGTACGCCGACTGCGTGCACCTGGGCATCGCCTCCCACAACCTCTACACCGCGGCACTGGCCTACGAGCTTGCCGCTGAGCGCGGCGTGACCCGCCAGCTCGATTCCGAGATGCTGCAGGGCATGTCCCCGGCGCAGCAGCAGGCAGTCCACGACGTCTTCGGCCGCCAGATCCTCTACACCCCGGTGGTGCACATGGATGACTTCGACGTTGCCGTGTCCTACCTGGTACGCCGCCTGGAGGAGAACTCTGCCTCCCAGAACTTCCTCTACGCACTGTTCGCCCCGGACGAGCCGGGCGAGGACCAGCTGACCCCGATCCAGGATCAGGAGCGCCGTTTCCGCGAGGCCGTGGAGAACCGCTGGGACACCTTCTCGGGCGCCAAGCGCACCCAAGACCGCAACGCCGAGGTCGGCTCCGGCCGCCAGGCCCCGCGCCTGGGCCGCTTCTTCAACGAGCCAGACACCGATCCGTCGCTGCTGGCTAACTCCGCCTGGGCCAACGAGATCGTGGCCCACGATCCGGGCGAGCACGGCATCGCCGAGGTCACGGACACCGCAACCGTGGACGCGGCCGTCGCCAAGGCGCGTTCCCTGGCCGCCGACTGGTCCGCCAAGTCCGGCGCCGAGCGCGAGGAAGTCCTGCACACCATCGCCGACAAGCTCGCCGACAACCGCGGCAAGCTCATGAACGTCATGGCGTACGAGGCCAACAAGACCGTCACCCAGTCCGACCCCGAGGTCTCTGAGGCCATCGACTTCTGCGTGTTCTACGGCCAGTCCGCACGACTGCTCGACAGCGCGCGTTCTCAGTTCACCCCGAACCAGGTCACCGTTATTACCCCGCCGTGGAACTTCCCGGTAGCCATCCCGGTCGGCGGCATCGTGTCCTCCCTGGCCGCAGGTTCCGCCGTCATCATCAAGCCGGCGCCGCAAGTCGTGCACTGCGCCAAGGTGGCCGTCGAGGCTATCCACGAGGCGCTCGACGCCCACGGCCTGGACCGCGACCTGGTCCAGCTCGTGCTCACCGACGAGGGCGAAGCAGGCAAGGCGCTCATCTCCCACGATGACGTTGACGCCGTCATCCTCACCGGCGCGTCCGAGACCGGACAGCTCTTCCGCGGCTGGAAGCCGAAGATGAACATCATGGCGGAGACCTCCGGCAAGAACTCGCTCATCATCACCCCGGCCGCCGACCCGGACCTGGCCATCAACGACCTCTACCTGTCCGCCTTCGGCCACTCCGGCCAGAAGTGCTCCGCGGCCTCCCTGGTCATCTTCGTCGGCGCCGCCGGCGAGTCCGCACGTCTGCGCAACCAGCTTCTCGACGCCGTGCGCACCCTCAAGGTAGGCCCGGGCTACGACATCACCACCACGATGAACGGCCTGGCTGAGCCGCCGAGCGAGAAGCTCCTGCGCGGTCTCACCCAGCTCGAGCCGGGCGAGACCTGGCTCCTACAGCCAGAGAAGCTGGACGAGGAAGGCAAGCTGTGGTCGCCGGGCATCCGCGACAACGTGCAGCCGGGTTCCTGGTACCACCTGCACGAGTGCTTTGGCCCGGTCCTGGGCATCATGCACGCCGAGACCCTAGAGCAGGCCATCGAGTGGCAGAACTCCACCGGCTTCGGCCTGACCGGCGGCATCCACTCCCTGGATGACGACGAGGTCGCCTACTGGATGGACAACGTCGAGGTGGGCAACGCCTACGTCAATCGCGGCATCACCGGCGCCATCGTGCAGCGCCAGCCGTTCGGCGGCTGGAAGAAGTCCGTCATGGGCCCGGGCGCCAAGGCAGGCGGACCGAACTACGTGGCACAGATGGGTACCTGGGCAGACGGCGACCTCGGTCCCGTGGACGTCGACTTGGCGCCGAACATCCAGTTCCTGCTCCGCACGCTGGGCGAGGGCCTGTCCGAGGAGGACGCGCGCTGGCTGTGGCGCGCCGCCGAGCTGGATCAGCTGGCATGGCAGGAAGAATTCGGCCGCGAGCACGACCGCACCGGTCTGCTGTCCGAGGCCAACATCTTCCGCTACAAGCCGCTACTGGAAGACCTCCGCGTGCGAGTGGGTGCGGGCTTTAAGCTTCGCGACGTCGCGCGCCAGGTCCTGGCCGCAGAGACCACCGGCGTAGAGATCGACCTCAATGCTCCGGCGGACATCGCCGCGGAACTGCGCGAGGCCGGCTTCGACGTCCGTGAGGCCAGCGCCGAGGACTTCGCTGCCGAACTGTCTAAGGCGGCGTCGGCACGCGTGCGCGCCATTGGCCAGGTGGAGGACACAGTCTACGAGGCGGCCGTGGAGTCCAACTCGGTCATCCTGGACCAGCCGGTGCTGGCCGACGGCCGCCGCGAACTGCTCCCCTACCTGCTGGAGCAGGCCGTATCCGTCACGATGCATCGCTTCGGTATCATCCGCGAGACGGGTCACATCGAGCGTTAA
- a CDS encoding phosphoadenylyl-sulfate reductase — protein MTESFSLLGKGTRDASLSPEGTHDTESLSPDIAQRNAELVERWADELYDAPATDIMAWAEEHAPGALAVTMSMENTVLAELAHRHLNNADLLFIDTGFHFPETLETADKVEERYPDLKLVRVKPILSPEEQDKIYGPRMYSWDLESYNRMRKVEPLNMALSPYVGWVTGLRRADSGHRATAPALSLDRTGRLKISPMITWTLEDTDRFIADEALIIHPLTLKGYRSIGCAPLTFPVGEGEDARAGRVFASDAAECGLHS, from the coding sequence ATGACTGAAAGCTTTAGCCTGTTGGGCAAGGGGACGCGGGATGCGTCGCTGAGCCCTGAAGGCACCCACGATACGGAATCTTTGTCCCCGGACATTGCGCAGCGGAACGCGGAGTTGGTGGAGCGCTGGGCCGATGAGCTTTACGACGCCCCCGCGACCGACATCATGGCCTGGGCCGAGGAGCACGCCCCGGGTGCGCTGGCGGTGACCATGTCGATGGAAAACACTGTCCTGGCGGAGCTGGCGCACCGCCACTTGAACAACGCGGACCTGCTGTTTATTGACACCGGTTTCCACTTCCCGGAGACGCTGGAGACCGCGGACAAGGTGGAGGAGCGCTACCCGGACCTGAAGTTGGTGCGGGTCAAGCCGATCTTGTCGCCGGAGGAGCAGGACAAGATTTACGGCCCGCGCATGTATTCCTGGGATCTGGAATCCTATAACCGCATGCGGAAGGTGGAGCCGCTGAACATGGCACTGTCGCCGTACGTGGGTTGGGTGACGGGTTTGCGCCGAGCGGACTCGGGGCACCGCGCCACGGCCCCTGCACTGAGCCTGGACCGCACGGGGCGGTTGAAGATTTCCCCGATGATTACGTGGACGTTGGAAGACACGGATCGGTTTATCGCCGACGAAGCTCTCATCATCCATCCCCTGACTTTGAAAGGTTACCGTTCTATTGGCTGCGCGCCGTTGACGTTCCCGGTGGGTGAGGGCGAGGACGCCCGCGCCGGCCGAGTCTTTGCCAGCGACGCGGCAGAATGCGGGTTGCACTCATGA
- a CDS encoding nucleosidase: MESFAGRTLFVAAVDAEAAHVPEGAPLLITGIGTVPAAITVTKTLAQAAARDALPARVVNIGTAGALVDGLAGVFEVDRVTKHDFDLETLSDVSRYLLPETYELEVSGRLPTAALATGDKFVGEEALRRTLAQHSTLVDMEGYAIVAACREFGVPVTLLKQVSDNANEESYGTWAQVLERSARQLATSISDLGLS, from the coding sequence ATGGAAAGTTTCGCAGGACGCACGCTGTTTGTCGCGGCGGTGGATGCGGAGGCAGCCCACGTGCCCGAGGGCGCGCCGTTGCTGATCACGGGCATCGGCACGGTGCCGGCGGCCATCACCGTCACTAAGACTCTGGCGCAGGCGGCCGCCCGTGACGCGCTGCCCGCGCGCGTGGTCAACATCGGCACCGCTGGCGCGCTCGTGGACGGGCTGGCGGGCGTCTTCGAGGTTGACCGGGTGACCAAACATGACTTCGACCTAGAGACGCTTTCCGACGTCTCCCGCTACTTGTTGCCGGAAACGTACGAACTCGAGGTGTCCGGCCGCCTGCCCACCGCGGCGCTGGCGACGGGCGATAAGTTTGTGGGCGAGGAGGCGCTGCGTCGCACGCTGGCCCAGCACTCCACCTTGGTGGACATGGAGGGCTACGCTATCGTCGCGGCCTGCCGCGAGTTCGGCGTGCCGGTGACTCTGCTCAAGCAGGTCAGTGACAACGCCAACGAGGAGTCCTACGGTACCTGGGCGCAGGTCCTGGAGCGCAGCGCACGCCAGCTCGCGACGTCGATTAGCGACTTAGGGCTGTCCTAA
- a CDS encoding sulfate adenylyltransferase subunit 1, with product MEQITHRETLRLCTAGSVDDGKSTFVGRLLHDTKSVLADQLASVERTSTDRGFDGLDLSLLVDGLRAEREQGITIDVAYRYFATDQRAFILADCPGHVQYTRNTVTGMSTSQVVVLLIDARYGVVEQTRRHLNVAALLGINHVVLAVNKIDLVDFSEDKFRVIAEDFEIMAQRLGVANTTVVPISALLGDNVVERSENMPWYEGPTVLEVLESVPVSRGRADELDFRFPIQYVIREHASDYRGYAGRVTAGQVAVGERVSLPEGRESEVVGIDGPDGGVEKAESGDSVTLRIADDVDLARGDLIASLKRPAAVTEFDATLVGLTDKEITPGAMVHVRYGTSLVKARVQEVSRTLDLDGVADDTAPTGVGLNDIAHVSLLTQSPLPAENYAARGAVGAFLVVDKASGNTLAAGFVGKRLR from the coding sequence ATGGAACAGATTACTCACCGCGAGACGCTGCGCCTGTGCACCGCGGGCAGCGTGGATGACGGTAAGTCCACCTTCGTGGGCCGCCTGCTGCACGATACGAAGTCGGTGTTGGCGGATCAGCTGGCTTCGGTGGAGCGCACCTCTACTGACCGTGGCTTCGACGGCTTGGATCTTTCTTTGCTTGTCGACGGCCTGCGTGCCGAGCGCGAGCAGGGCATCACCATCGACGTGGCTTACCGCTACTTCGCCACCGACCAGCGCGCCTTTATCCTGGCGGACTGCCCGGGCCACGTCCAGTACACCCGCAACACGGTGACCGGTATGTCCACGTCCCAGGTGGTGGTGCTGCTTATCGACGCCCGCTACGGCGTCGTCGAGCAGACTCGCCGCCACCTCAACGTCGCGGCGCTGCTGGGGATCAACCACGTGGTGTTGGCCGTGAACAAGATTGACCTGGTGGATTTCTCCGAGGATAAGTTCCGGGTGATCGCCGAGGACTTTGAGATTATGGCGCAGCGCCTGGGTGTGGCGAACACGACCGTCGTGCCGATTTCCGCGCTGTTGGGTGACAACGTCGTGGAGCGTTCTGAGAACATGCCGTGGTACGAAGGGCCGACGGTGTTGGAGGTGCTCGAGTCCGTGCCGGTGTCCCGGGGTCGTGCCGACGAGCTCGATTTCCGTTTTCCCATCCAGTACGTCATCCGCGAGCACGCCTCGGATTACCGGGGCTACGCCGGTCGCGTGACGGCGGGCCAGGTGGCCGTGGGGGAGAGGGTGTCGTTGCCGGAGGGGCGCGAGTCGGAGGTCGTCGGCATCGATGGGCCGGACGGGGGCGTCGAGAAGGCGGAGTCCGGCGACTCGGTGACGCTGCGCATCGCCGACGACGTCGACTTGGCGCGCGGCGATCTCATTGCCTCCCTCAAGCGTCCGGCGGCGGTCACGGAGTTCGACGCCACGTTGGTGGGCCTGACGGACAAGGAGATCACTCCTGGCGCGATGGTGCACGTGCGCTACGGCACCTCGTTGGTGAAGGCCCGCGTGCAGGAGGTCTCCCGCACGCTGGACTTGGACGGTGTGGCGGACGACACGGCTCCGACCGGCGTTGGCCTCAACGACATCGCGCACGTCAGCCTGCTCACTCAGTCCCCGCTGCCCGCGGAAAACTACGCGGCGCGGGGCGCGGTGGGCGCGTTCCTAGTCGTCGATAAGGCCTCCGGCAACACCTTAGCTGCGGGGTTTGTGGGCAAGCGTCTACGCTAA
- a CDS encoding AI-2E family transporter yields the protein MSTDNKAEANETDATPDLTPTETQPVDKSAVWARDGKSVAAWSLRFILTVLGLALAGKLLSYVWDGVLPVILAILVTTVLWPVNKWLFQHGFPRALAALTTLLGFFAIFGGVIVAMAPVVSKQVPVLVNQTEEGLQKLLDYLQGPPLNLQLSQMEAYTEDITKVLKEQSSNIASGVWTGVSAFGSVVVAVVIMFIVTFFLLKDGDSFLPWMRRYTGTKIGSHLTEVSSRIWNTLSGFIQAQATVSLVDAILIGGGLMILKVPLALVLAVITFFGGFIPIIGAFIAGALAVIIALVSNGLTNALLVLGLVILVQQLEGNVLQPMLQSKAMGLHAAVVLLSVTVGSAMAGILGAFLAVPVAATVAVIIRYHAETVALRAGEITADEMELESLEKDEIRTALSR from the coding sequence GTGAGCACTGACAATAAAGCTGAAGCGAATGAGACAGACGCTACGCCCGACTTAACTCCCACCGAGACCCAGCCCGTGGATAAATCGGCGGTGTGGGCACGCGACGGCAAGTCCGTCGCCGCCTGGTCACTCCGGTTCATCCTCACGGTGCTGGGTCTTGCCTTGGCGGGCAAGCTGCTGTCCTATGTCTGGGACGGCGTTCTGCCCGTCATTTTGGCGATCCTGGTCACCACCGTGCTGTGGCCCGTGAACAAATGGCTGTTTCAGCACGGCTTCCCGCGCGCGCTGGCGGCGCTGACCACGCTGCTGGGGTTCTTCGCCATTTTTGGCGGCGTCATCGTGGCGATGGCGCCGGTAGTGAGCAAACAGGTCCCCGTTCTGGTGAACCAAACCGAGGAGGGGCTCCAGAAGCTCCTGGACTACCTGCAGGGCCCGCCACTGAACCTCCAGCTCAGCCAGATGGAGGCCTACACGGAGGACATCACCAAGGTCCTCAAGGAGCAAAGCTCCAACATTGCCTCTGGGGTCTGGACAGGTGTCTCCGCGTTCGGCAGCGTGGTGGTGGCCGTGGTCATCATGTTCATCGTGACGTTCTTCCTGCTGAAGGACGGCGACAGCTTCTTGCCGTGGATGCGCCGCTACACTGGCACCAAGATTGGCTCGCACCTCACTGAGGTCAGCAGCCGAATCTGGAACACCCTGTCCGGGTTTATCCAGGCGCAGGCGACCGTGTCGTTGGTGGACGCGATCCTCATCGGTGGCGGCCTCATGATCCTGAAGGTCCCCCTGGCGCTCGTGCTGGCGGTCATCACGTTCTTCGGCGGGTTCATCCCTATCATTGGTGCGTTCATCGCCGGCGCCCTGGCCGTGATCATCGCGCTCGTCTCCAACGGCCTCACCAACGCGCTGCTCGTGCTCGGCCTGGTCATCCTGGTGCAGCAGTTGGAGGGCAACGTGCTGCAGCCGATGCTGCAGTCCAAGGCAATGGGTCTGCACGCGGCCGTCGTCTTGCTCTCGGTCACCGTGGGCTCTGCGATGGCGGGCATCCTGGGCGCGTTCCTCGCGGTGCCCGTGGCCGCCACCGTGGCCGTCATCATCCGCTACCACGCTGAGACCGTGGCGCTGCGCGCCGGTGAGATCACGGCGGATGAAATGGAGCTGGAGTCCTTAGAAAAGGACGAGATTAGGACAGCCCTAAGTCGCTAA
- the cysD gene encoding sulfate adenylyltransferase subunit CysD, producing MTLSPHLRDLENESIHILREVAGQFDKVALLFSGGKDSVTVFELARRAFAPAAVPFELVHVDTGHNFPEVLQFRDDLVAETGVRLHVAKVQDWIDRGELQERPDGTRNPLQTVPLVETIADRGYDAVLGGARRDEERARAKERIFSVRDSFGGWDPRRQRPELWDLYNGGKLPGENIRVFPISNWTEADVWEYIGARGLRLPDIYFAHEREVFARDGMWLTPGEWGGPKDGEELVTKQVRYRTVGDMSCTGAVESTASTVDEVLEEIAVSTLTERGATRVDDRLSESAMEDRKKEGYF from the coding sequence ATGACTCTTTCCCCTCACTTGCGCGATTTAGAAAACGAGTCCATCCATATCTTGCGGGAGGTGGCGGGCCAGTTCGACAAGGTGGCCCTGCTGTTTTCCGGCGGCAAGGACTCGGTGACGGTGTTCGAGCTGGCGCGCCGGGCTTTTGCCCCGGCGGCGGTGCCTTTTGAGCTGGTTCACGTGGACACCGGGCATAACTTCCCGGAGGTTCTCCAGTTCCGTGATGACCTGGTAGCTGAGACCGGCGTGCGTTTGCACGTGGCGAAGGTTCAGGATTGGATTGACCGCGGCGAGTTGCAGGAGCGCCCGGACGGCACCCGTAACCCGTTGCAGACGGTCCCTTTGGTGGAGACCATTGCCGACCGCGGTTACGACGCCGTGCTGGGCGGCGCCCGCCGCGACGAAGAGCGGGCGCGCGCGAAGGAGCGCATCTTCTCCGTCCGTGATTCTTTCGGCGGCTGGGATCCGCGCCGCCAGCGCCCTGAGCTGTGGGATCTGTACAACGGTGGCAAGCTGCCGGGCGAAAACATCCGCGTCTTCCCGATCTCCAACTGGACCGAGGCGGACGTGTGGGAGTACATCGGCGCCCGCGGCCTGAGGCTCCCGGACATCTACTTCGCGCACGAGCGTGAGGTGTTCGCCCGCGACGGCATGTGGCTTACCCCTGGCGAGTGGGGAGGCCCGAAGGACGGTGAGGAGCTGGTGACCAAGCAGGTTCGCTACCGCACCGTGGGTGACATGAGCTGCACGGGTGCTGTGGAGTCCACCGCATCCACTGTGGACGAGGTGCTGGAGGAGATTGCTGTGTCCACGCTGACGGAGCGTGGCGCCACGCGCGTCGACGATCGCCTGAGCGAGTCGGCCATGGAGGATCGTAAGAAGGAAGGCTACTTCTGA